In the genome of Pseudothermotoga sp., one region contains:
- the tyrS gene encoding tyrosine--tRNA ligase — protein MEPEKQLEILKKNVVDLVNEEELLDKLKRKKQLRVKLGVDPSRPDLHLGHAVVLFKLRQFQELGHKVVLIIGDFTAQIGDPSGRDSTRPMLSEEEVKRNAQTYAEQAFKILDRDKTELRFNGEWLAKMSFADVIKLASKYTVARMLERDDFSKRYKENVPISIAEFLYPLAQAQDSVAIEADVELGGTDQYFNLLVGRHIQQQVGQEPQIVMTMPLIEGTDGKMKMSKSYGNYIAFNDHPNEMFGKLMSIPDWLITKYMRLLTQIPEERIEEYERLMKEGKINPRDVKLTLAFEITKFFHGEEEAEKAKEQFVKIFSKKELPEDLPTLVLDTDQVELVELLVKLNVAASKSEAKRLIQQGGVKLDGQKIIDIHTTVKLDTERILKVGKRHFFKLVRKRIS, from the coding sequence ATGGAACCAGAAAAACAGCTGGAGATTCTGAAAAAGAACGTGGTAGATCTTGTGAACGAAGAAGAGTTGTTGGATAAGCTCAAGAGGAAAAAACAGTTGCGTGTGAAACTCGGTGTGGATCCTTCAAGGCCAGATCTGCATCTTGGCCATGCCGTTGTTCTTTTTAAGTTGAGACAGTTTCAAGAGCTCGGTCACAAGGTTGTGCTCATCATAGGCGATTTCACCGCTCAGATAGGTGATCCATCTGGGAGGGATTCCACAAGACCGATGCTCAGCGAAGAGGAAGTGAAGAGAAATGCGCAAACCTACGCAGAACAGGCTTTCAAGATATTGGACAGAGATAAGACGGAGCTTCGCTTCAACGGTGAATGGCTCGCCAAGATGAGTTTTGCGGATGTTATAAAGCTTGCTTCCAAATACACTGTGGCTCGCATGCTCGAAAGGGACGATTTTTCTAAAAGGTACAAAGAAAACGTTCCCATTTCCATAGCCGAATTTCTCTATCCGCTCGCACAAGCCCAAGATTCCGTGGCGATAGAGGCCGATGTGGAACTGGGTGGAACCGATCAATATTTCAACCTCCTCGTTGGAAGACACATTCAACAGCAAGTTGGACAAGAGCCTCAGATCGTTATGACGATGCCCCTCATAGAGGGAACCGATGGAAAAATGAAGATGAGCAAAAGCTATGGTAACTACATCGCCTTCAACGACCATCCGAACGAGATGTTCGGAAAACTCATGTCCATTCCAGATTGGTTGATCACAAAGTACATGAGGCTTTTAACTCAAATTCCTGAAGAAAGGATAGAAGAGTACGAAAGACTCATGAAAGAAGGTAAGATCAATCCGAGGGACGTCAAATTGACGTTGGCTTTTGAGATAACCAAGTTCTTCCACGGAGAAGAGGAGGCGGAAAAGGCCAAAGAGCAGTTCGTGAAAATTTTTTCAAAGAAGGAGCTCCCAGAAGATTTACCTACGCTGGTGCTTGACACAGACCAGGTTGAACTGGTAGAATTACTCGTGAAGTTGAACGTCGCTGCGAGTAAGAGTGAAGCGAAGAGATTGATCCAGCAAGGTGGCGTGAAGCTGGACGGACAAAAAATAATCGACATCCATACGACGGTCAAGCTCGATACAGAGAGAATACTCAAGGTGGGTAAAAGACATTTCTTTAAACTTGTTCGTAAACGGATCAGTTGA